From Nocardioides sp. HDW12B, the proteins below share one genomic window:
- a CDS encoding YajQ family cyclic di-GMP-binding protein, which translates to MADSSFDIVSKIDRQEVDNALGQAAREITQRYDFKGTGAEITWSGEKTIEISANAEERAKAVLDVFKEKLVKRQLSLKILDAGDPRPSGQQSKISIALKEGITTEDAKKISKLIRDEGPKGVKAQVQGDELRVSSKKRDDLQAVQQLVKEQDYEFAVQFTNYR; encoded by the coding sequence ATGGCCGACTCGTCGTTCGACATCGTCTCCAAGATCGACCGCCAGGAGGTCGACAACGCCCTCGGGCAGGCCGCCCGCGAGATCACCCAGCGCTACGACTTCAAGGGCACCGGCGCCGAGATCACCTGGTCGGGCGAGAAGACCATCGAGATCTCCGCCAACGCCGAGGAGCGCGCGAAGGCCGTGCTCGACGTCTTCAAGGAGAAGCTGGTCAAGCGCCAGCTCAGCCTCAAGATCCTCGACGCCGGCGACCCGCGCCCCTCGGGCCAGCAGTCGAAGATCAGCATCGCCCTCAAGGAGGGCATCACCACCGAGGACGCCAAGAAGATCAGCAAGCTCATCCGCGACGAGGGCCCCAAGGGCGTCAAGGCGCAGGTGCAGGGTGACGAGCTGCGTGTCTCCTCGAAGAAGCGCGACGACCTCCAGGCCGTCCAGCAGCTCGTCAAGGAGCAGGACTACGAGTTCGCGGTGCAGTTCACCAACTACCGCTGA
- a CDS encoding sulfite oxidase — protein MERGLLREHEYDAERAERLRSTARTGVSRRGLLKAGLAGLGVAAVGGGLTTGPGALGTARAFAADTPIAKPLPPELFIIRGTNAEMRWEAMKGQGYVTPIDRFFIRNHTTTPRIDATTWRLRIHGTGVDRELSLSLVDLQALPQVTVTRAIECAGNARSFFGSRQGTPAAGTAWGLGAIGVATWTGVPLAAVLERAGLKPTALDVMPVGLDSQRVQRPIPVEKALADTLLVTQMNGVPLPLDHGYPVRLLAPGWVGVANVKWVGSIEVSETPLYSQWNTTSYRLFGPDYPDAPLVTTQVVKSALELPFPASLAPGAQRLTGRSWSGLGRISRVDVSVDGAPWRPAVLEKRNDTLAWRQWSFPWNAKRGQHTVSVRARDDQGNVQPETVPFNEQGYLFGAIVDHPVSVG, from the coding sequence ATGGAGCGGGGACTGCTGCGGGAGCACGAGTACGACGCCGAGCGGGCCGAGCGCCTCCGCTCGACCGCGCGCACCGGGGTGTCACGCCGCGGACTGCTCAAGGCCGGGCTCGCCGGTCTCGGCGTCGCCGCGGTCGGCGGCGGGCTCACCACCGGCCCGGGAGCGCTGGGCACGGCGCGCGCCTTCGCCGCCGACACCCCCATCGCCAAGCCGCTGCCGCCCGAGCTCTTCATCATCCGCGGCACCAACGCCGAGATGCGCTGGGAGGCCATGAAGGGCCAGGGCTACGTCACCCCGATCGACCGGTTCTTCATCCGCAACCACACGACGACGCCGCGCATCGACGCCACCACCTGGCGCCTGCGCATCCACGGGACCGGCGTCGACCGGGAGCTGTCGCTGTCGCTCGTGGACCTGCAGGCCCTCCCCCAGGTCACCGTCACCCGCGCGATCGAGTGCGCGGGCAACGCACGCAGCTTCTTCGGCTCCCGGCAGGGCACGCCGGCTGCCGGCACCGCCTGGGGCCTGGGCGCGATCGGCGTCGCCACCTGGACGGGCGTGCCGCTGGCCGCGGTTCTGGAGCGGGCTGGGCTGAAGCCCACGGCGCTCGACGTCATGCCGGTCGGCCTCGACTCCCAGCGGGTCCAGCGCCCGATCCCCGTCGAGAAGGCGCTGGCCGACACGCTGCTGGTCACGCAGATGAACGGCGTACCGCTGCCGCTGGACCACGGCTACCCGGTGCGGCTGCTCGCCCCCGGCTGGGTCGGCGTCGCGAACGTGAAGTGGGTCGGGTCGATCGAGGTCTCCGAGACGCCGCTCTACTCGCAGTGGAACACCACGAGCTACCGGCTCTTCGGGCCGGACTACCCCGACGCCCCGCTCGTCACGACGCAGGTCGTCAAGAGCGCGCTCGAGCTCCCCTTCCCGGCTTCGCTCGCTCCCGGAGCGCAGCGCCTCACGGGTCGCTCCTGGTCCGGTCTCGGACGCATCAGCCGCGTCGACGTCAGCGTCGACGGCGCCCCCTGGCGCCCCGCCGTGCTCGAGAAGCGCAACGACACCCTGGCCTGGCGGCAGTGGTCCTTCCCCTGGAACGCCAAGCGCGGTCAGCACACCGTCAGCGTCCGCGCCCGCGACGACCAGGGCAACGTGCAGCCGGAGACGGTGCCGTTCAACGAGCAGGGCTACCTGTTCGGCGCGATCGTGGACCACCCGGTCAGCGTCGGCTGA
- a CDS encoding flavin reductase family protein has product MTSPRRLLRFDDPDVKGYPLLNSIVVPRPIAWVSSLSADGVGNLAPHSFYTVACADPGVVQFTSIGAKDTLRNVQETGEFVVNVAPRWLLEQVNNSSARFDADTFEAEALDIAMEPSDLVAPLRVADAPASLECRLHSTVDFGSSTVVFGTVVAASVREDVLDGDHPTMEGLQPLSRLGRDEWGLPPEVFRITRPGRPEDIPGRG; this is encoded by the coding sequence ATGACGTCCCCCCGCCGGCTCCTGCGCTTCGACGACCCCGACGTGAAGGGCTACCCGCTGCTGAACTCGATCGTGGTGCCGCGCCCGATCGCGTGGGTCTCCAGCCTCTCGGCCGACGGCGTCGGCAACCTCGCGCCGCACTCGTTCTACACCGTGGCGTGCGCCGACCCCGGCGTCGTGCAGTTCACCTCGATCGGCGCCAAGGACACCCTGCGCAACGTGCAGGAGACCGGCGAGTTCGTCGTCAACGTGGCCCCGCGGTGGCTGCTGGAGCAGGTCAACAACTCCAGCGCGCGCTTCGACGCCGACACCTTCGAGGCCGAGGCGCTCGACATCGCGATGGAGCCCAGCGACCTGGTGGCGCCGCTGCGTGTCGCCGACGCCCCGGCGTCGCTGGAGTGCCGGCTGCACAGCACCGTCGACTTCGGCAGCTCGACCGTCGTCTTCGGGACCGTCGTCGCCGCGTCCGTGCGCGAGGACGTGCTCGACGGCGACCACCCGACGATGGAGGGCCTCCAGCCGCTCTCACGCCTCGGTCGCGACGAGTGGGGCCTGCCGCCCGAGGTCTTCCGGATCACCCGCCCCGGGCGTCCCGAGGACATCCCCGGCCGCGGCTGA
- a CDS encoding TetR/AcrR family transcriptional regulator C-terminal domain-containing protein: MSAATPPRGAPLSRETVVTAAIAMVDQYGLSALSMRQLGRLLGVEAMALYHHVNGREDLLEAMVADLVESIRVPPRDPLGPADGWQAFLQHVAHAIRAIAVDHPQLFPLVATRPPAAPWLRPPLRNLALVEDFLDGLLHRGLSEDNAVWVYKAFTGFLLGHLLLEVVQAGAPAGPPEEPLDEGDADVPNDDQQVDLDDFPTLLRLKSRLRRHDADVDFEDALEALLDRLDLELSQ; this comes from the coding sequence ATGAGCGCCGCCACACCCCCGCGGGGGGCACCCCTGTCGCGCGAGACGGTGGTGACCGCGGCGATCGCCATGGTCGACCAGTACGGCCTGAGCGCCCTGTCGATGCGCCAGCTCGGCCGTCTCCTCGGCGTCGAGGCGATGGCGCTCTACCACCACGTCAACGGCCGCGAGGACCTGCTCGAGGCGATGGTCGCCGACCTCGTCGAGAGCATCCGGGTCCCTCCGCGTGACCCCCTGGGGCCCGCCGACGGCTGGCAGGCCTTCCTCCAGCACGTCGCCCACGCGATCCGCGCCATCGCCGTCGACCACCCGCAGCTGTTCCCGCTCGTGGCCACCCGGCCGCCCGCGGCGCCCTGGCTGCGACCGCCGCTGCGCAACCTCGCCCTCGTCGAGGACTTCCTCGACGGGCTCCTCCACCGGGGGCTGAGCGAGGACAACGCGGTGTGGGTCTACAAGGCCTTCACCGGCTTCCTGCTCGGACACCTGCTGCTCGAGGTCGTGCAGGCCGGCGCCCCCGCGGGCCCGCCGGAGGAGCCGTTGGACGAGGGCGACGCCGACGTGCCCAACGACGACCAGCAGGTCGACCTCGACGACTTCCCCACGCTGCTCCGGCTGAAGTCGCGGCTGCGCCGCCACGACGCCGACGTCGACTTCGAGGACGCCCTCGAGGCGCTGCTCGACCGCCTCGACCTCGAGCTCAGCCAGTAG
- a CDS encoding PPOX class F420-dependent oxidoreductase, which translates to MDIEQARDFVRDNHRAVLATRTPTGGLQQTPVLVTVDDAGVFVVSSRETAYKTRNLRRDPWAQLCVVPDGFFGSWVWVEGRVEVVGLPDAMGGLVDYYRSVNGEHDDWDDYRAAMARERRVLLRLTAERVGPTRQG; encoded by the coding sequence ATGGACATCGAACAGGCACGGGACTTCGTGCGTGACAACCACCGGGCGGTGCTGGCCACGCGCACGCCCACCGGAGGCCTGCAGCAGACGCCGGTGCTCGTCACGGTCGACGACGCCGGCGTCTTCGTGGTGAGCAGCCGCGAGACGGCGTACAAGACGCGCAACCTGCGACGGGACCCGTGGGCGCAGCTGTGCGTCGTGCCGGACGGTTTCTTCGGCTCGTGGGTGTGGGTCGAGGGGCGCGTCGAGGTGGTCGGCCTGCCGGACGCGATGGGCGGCCTGGTCGACTACTACCGGTCCGTCAACGGCGAGCACGACGACTGGGACGACTACCGCGCCGCCATGGCGCGCGAGCGGCGCGTGCTGCTGCGGCTGACCGCCGAGCGGGTCGGCCCGACCCGCCAGGGCTGA
- a CDS encoding sulfite exporter TauE/SafE family protein: MSGLEQLTVLLAGLGAGVLTSTVGVASLLSFPVLLAVGLPPVVANASNTVGMTPAGLSGSFGYRAELREHPGVTVAVLATCAVGAVGGAVLLLALPPGVFEAVVPWLILFTCLLVGAQPWISARVRARLGPDAPDRTEMSPVTLFFAGLTGVYGGYFGAGSGVMMMAVLGLGLDIELRVVNALKTLAVMASNVVAGVIFLVVAELDWAAIALLAAGSVVGGYIGARIGRRLPAPVLRGLVVLVGTTAAVTMLL; this comes from the coding sequence GTGAGCGGCCTCGAACAGCTCACCGTCCTCCTCGCCGGCCTCGGCGCCGGTGTGCTCACCTCCACCGTCGGCGTCGCGTCGCTGCTGAGCTTCCCGGTGCTGCTGGCGGTCGGGCTGCCCCCGGTGGTCGCCAACGCCTCGAACACGGTCGGGATGACGCCGGCCGGGCTGAGCGGGTCCTTCGGCTACCGCGCCGAGCTGCGCGAGCACCCGGGCGTGACGGTCGCCGTCCTCGCGACCTGCGCGGTCGGCGCGGTCGGCGGCGCCGTCCTGCTGCTGGCGCTGCCGCCGGGCGTCTTCGAGGCCGTGGTGCCCTGGCTGATCCTGTTCACCTGCCTGCTGGTCGGCGCCCAGCCGTGGATCTCGGCGCGCGTGCGCGCCCGCCTGGGCCCCGACGCTCCCGACCGCACCGAGATGTCACCGGTCACGCTCTTCTTCGCCGGCCTGACCGGTGTGTACGGCGGATACTTCGGCGCCGGGTCGGGCGTGATGATGATGGCCGTCCTGGGGCTCGGCCTCGACATCGAGCTGCGGGTCGTCAACGCGCTCAAGACGCTCGCCGTGATGGCGTCCAACGTCGTGGCCGGCGTGATCTTCCTCGTCGTGGCCGAGCTCGACTGGGCCGCCATCGCGCTGCTGGCCGCCGGGTCGGTGGTAGGCGGCTACATCGGCGCCCGGATCGGCCGGCGTCTCCCCGCGCCCGTGCTGCGCGGGCTCGTCGTACTTGTCGGCACGACGGCCGCGGTCACGATGCTCCTGTGA
- a CDS encoding GNAT family N-acetyltransferase, whose amino-acid sequence MPDLVTPSTDLHAAWLDCHHEWGPGRHEDGFGVRETDDVVSEAGFAAYVTRLVDQADPAQAEAMGRMPCSYRWIVEDGQVLGGIALRHELSAKTEPLGHVGYGVRPSARGRGVATWALGAILAEARTLGLDRVVAVCDVDNAASARVIEHHGGRLEGIRDTEHGTVRRHVIGL is encoded by the coding sequence GTGCCCGATCTCGTGACCCCGTCGACCGATCTCCACGCGGCGTGGCTCGACTGCCACCACGAGTGGGGCCCGGGGCGCCACGAGGACGGCTTCGGCGTGCGGGAGACCGACGACGTCGTTTCGGAGGCGGGCTTCGCGGCGTACGTGACGCGGCTGGTCGACCAGGCCGACCCGGCGCAGGCCGAGGCGATGGGGCGGATGCCCTGCAGCTACCGATGGATCGTCGAGGACGGCCAGGTCCTCGGCGGCATCGCGCTGCGCCACGAGCTGTCCGCGAAGACCGAGCCGCTCGGCCACGTCGGGTACGGCGTACGCCCCTCCGCCCGAGGGCGCGGCGTGGCGACGTGGGCGCTCGGCGCGATCCTCGCCGAGGCCCGCACCCTCGGGCTGGACCGCGTGGTCGCGGTCTGCGACGTCGACAACGCGGCGTCGGCGCGGGTCATCGAGCACCACGGCGGGCGCCTCGAGGGCATCCGCGACACCGAGCACGGCACCGTCCGGCGCCACGTCATCGGCCTCTGA
- a CDS encoding TOPRIM nucleotidyl transferase/hydrolase domain-containing protein, which translates to MDSPRAVVLVEGESDRAALLTLAARSGRDLAAERVDVMAMGGVTNVRAFATRYGPHGLGVRLAGLYDAPEQPFVRHGLAAAGLAETHDARDLETLGFFACTPDLEGELIRALGVDAVEAVIEAADETRSLRLLAQMPAQRGWTRHELLRRFLTARSGRKARYAVLLLEALPLDDVPRPWTAVLDATSV; encoded by the coding sequence GTGGACTCCCCTCGCGCCGTCGTGCTGGTCGAGGGTGAGAGCGACCGCGCGGCGCTGCTGACGCTGGCGGCGAGGAGCGGCCGCGACCTCGCTGCCGAGAGGGTCGACGTAATGGCGATGGGCGGGGTCACCAACGTCCGGGCGTTCGCCACCCGCTACGGGCCGCACGGGCTCGGCGTACGCCTCGCGGGGTTGTACGACGCCCCGGAGCAGCCGTTCGTGCGGCACGGTCTTGCCGCGGCCGGACTCGCCGAGACCCACGACGCGCGCGACCTCGAGACGCTCGGGTTCTTCGCGTGCACCCCCGATCTCGAGGGCGAGCTCATCCGCGCGCTCGGCGTGGACGCGGTCGAGGCGGTCATCGAGGCTGCCGACGAGACCCGTTCCCTGCGCCTGCTGGCGCAGATGCCGGCCCAGCGTGGTTGGACCCGTCACGAGCTGCTCCGGCGCTTCCTCACGGCGAGGTCGGGGCGCAAGGCGCGCTACGCCGTACTCCTCCTGGAGGCGCTGCCGCTCGACGACGTCCCAAGGCCATGGACGGCCGTCCTCGACGCCACGTCGGTCTGA
- a CDS encoding transporter, with the protein MDIGNSFEEATDGIFGFLPNLLGFLLILLIGFVIAKVVSTVARKALEKAGLDRRLHSSEAHNYVEKVMPGASPSNAISTVVFWLIFIFFIFSAIGALQIPALTTFMNQVLAYLPNVIVAIFIFVLASLVAGGVAAAVGKVMGDTPTGKVVATIVPALVMVIAMFMILEQLQIAPEIVRIAFGATMFALALGLALAFGLGGRGVAQQMLEDAYRKGREQRDQVKADVQRGRERAEAKAREAAPSQGGATSHDAGAYDQSTATPAYGQGAYDQSAYDQGAYDQGGHESRRTGTAPYDSYDHGAFEQGADPAPRQTGASAPYDAGDVETQQFEPRHDPRTS; encoded by the coding sequence ATGGACATCGGAAACAGCTTCGAGGAGGCGACGGACGGGATCTTCGGATTCCTCCCGAACCTCCTGGGCTTCCTGCTCATCCTGCTCATCGGGTTCGTCATCGCGAAGGTCGTCAGCACGGTCGCCCGCAAGGCGCTCGAGAAGGCCGGCCTCGACCGGCGGCTGCACAGCTCGGAGGCCCACAACTACGTCGAGAAGGTCATGCCCGGCGCCAGCCCGTCGAACGCGATCTCCACGGTCGTCTTCTGGCTGATCTTCATCTTCTTCATCTTCAGCGCCATCGGCGCGCTGCAGATCCCCGCGCTGACCACGTTCATGAACCAGGTGCTCGCCTACCTGCCCAACGTGATCGTCGCGATCTTCATCTTCGTGCTCGCCTCGCTCGTCGCGGGCGGCGTCGCCGCAGCCGTCGGCAAGGTCATGGGCGACACCCCGACCGGCAAGGTTGTGGCCACCATCGTCCCGGCCCTCGTCATGGTCATCGCCATGTTCATGATCCTCGAGCAGCTGCAGATCGCTCCCGAGATCGTGCGCATCGCCTTCGGTGCCACCATGTTCGCGCTGGCCCTCGGCCTCGCCCTGGCCTTCGGCCTCGGTGGACGTGGTGTCGCGCAGCAGATGCTGGAGGACGCCTACCGCAAGGGCCGCGAGCAGCGCGACCAGGTCAAGGCCGACGTGCAGCGGGGACGCGAGCGCGCGGAGGCGAAGGCCCGTGAGGCCGCTCCGAGCCAGGGCGGCGCGACGTCGCACGACGCCGGCGCCTACGACCAGTCGACCGCCACCCCGGCGTACGGCCAGGGCGCCTACGACCAGAGCGCCTACGACCAGGGTGCCTACGACCAGGGCGGCCACGAGTCGCGTCGGACCGGCACGGCGCCGTACGACAGCTACGACCACGGCGCCTTCGAGCAGGGTGCGGACCCGGCACCGCGTCAGACCGGTGCCTCGGCGCCGTACGACGCGGGTGACGTCGAGACCCAGCAGTTCGAGCCGCGCCACGACCCCCGGACCTCCTGA
- a CDS encoding FadR/GntR family transcriptional regulator, which translates to MSQTSGRPRPEPNGDLGTSLPGRLVRTRLYEQVAAQITAWVSDNGLSPGDRLPPERELAARLGVSRATLSQALVALEVIGAVSVRHGDGTVVTRVGAGLGGGPTDGASGAAPDVDAADRTVEAIRAHADRLPEIIDTRDALETKLAALAAERRNDEDLARIDAALTTMAADVEAGGRGVEGDELFHGAVTAAAHSLLLARLMEEISELIRETRLESLAQPGRPRDSLAGHRAVAEAIRAGDPSAAATAMHDHVTMVSDVALLRPEPADGAAPGPA; encoded by the coding sequence ATGAGCCAGACCAGCGGCAGGCCCCGGCCCGAGCCGAACGGCGACCTCGGTACGTCGCTCCCGGGCCGCCTCGTGCGCACCCGGCTCTACGAGCAGGTGGCCGCCCAGATCACGGCGTGGGTGAGCGACAACGGCCTCTCCCCCGGCGACCGGCTGCCCCCCGAGCGCGAGCTCGCCGCCCGTCTCGGCGTCAGCCGCGCCACCCTCAGCCAGGCCCTCGTCGCCCTCGAGGTGATCGGCGCCGTCAGCGTCCGCCACGGCGACGGCACCGTGGTGACGCGGGTCGGGGCCGGGCTGGGAGGCGGGCCGACCGACGGCGCGAGCGGCGCGGCACCCGACGTCGACGCCGCCGATCGGACCGTCGAGGCCATCCGCGCCCACGCCGACCGGCTCCCCGAGATCATCGACACCCGCGACGCGCTCGAGACCAAGCTCGCCGCCCTGGCCGCGGAGCGGCGGAACGACGAGGACCTCGCCCGCATCGACGCCGCCCTGACCACCATGGCCGCCGACGTCGAGGCGGGCGGCCGCGGTGTGGAGGGCGACGAGCTCTTCCACGGCGCCGTCACCGCCGCCGCCCACTCGCTGCTGCTGGCCCGCCTCATGGAGGAGATCAGCGAGCTGATCCGCGAGACCCGGCTGGAGTCGTTGGCCCAGCCGGGGCGCCCGCGCGACTCCCTGGCCGGTCACCGGGCCGTGGCCGAGGCCATCCGGGCCGGCGACCCGTCCGCGGCGGCGACCGCGATGCACGACCACGTGACGATGGTCAGCGACGTCGCGCTGCTGCGCCCCGAGCCGGCGGACGGCGCCGCCCCCGGCCCCGCGTGA
- a CDS encoding endonuclease/exonuclease/phosphatase family protein: MDLQRFSVATFNLYNLQLPGEPMNPGQRVWTAEEFDRKLTWIGGKLAALDADVVGLQELWHRDAIVQVLERADLTEVYDVVADPADGGRIVCAALVRRGLLRGQPDWIDVFPDAMRLDSTDQADLQAPAVSVSIPGFSRPVLHLQVALRDDPPLTDVFVTHLKSKLPTRIDQEPWFDADPDLYRPHTTALGAALSTIRRTAEATALRVLLTGVMKGTTTPVLVLGDVNDGQHSNTLNILTEQPRYLVGESRGGADIGLYTAQTLQEYRDTRDVYYTHVHDDLRESLDHVLVSEQFYDSSRRRLWLFDGLVIHNDHLDDEDHRLTGSGDHGVVRVSFTWRPFT, encoded by the coding sequence ATGGACCTCCAGCGGTTCAGCGTCGCGACGTTCAACCTCTACAACCTCCAGCTGCCGGGCGAGCCGATGAACCCGGGGCAGCGGGTGTGGACGGCCGAGGAGTTCGACCGCAAGCTGACGTGGATCGGCGGCAAGCTGGCGGCGCTCGACGCCGACGTGGTGGGGCTGCAGGAGCTGTGGCACCGCGACGCGATCGTCCAGGTCCTCGAGCGCGCCGACCTCACCGAGGTGTACGACGTCGTCGCCGACCCGGCCGACGGCGGCCGGATCGTGTGCGCGGCGCTCGTCCGTCGTGGCCTCCTGCGCGGACAGCCGGACTGGATCGACGTCTTCCCCGACGCCATGCGCCTGGACTCCACCGACCAGGCCGACCTGCAGGCGCCAGCCGTCAGCGTCAGCATCCCCGGCTTCTCCCGGCCCGTGCTGCACCTCCAGGTCGCGCTGCGCGACGACCCGCCGCTGACCGACGTCTTCGTGACCCACCTGAAGTCGAAGCTGCCGACCCGCATCGACCAGGAGCCGTGGTTCGACGCCGACCCCGACCTCTACCGGCCGCACACGACCGCGCTCGGTGCTGCGCTGTCGACCATCCGGCGCACCGCGGAGGCGACGGCCCTGCGGGTGCTGCTGACCGGGGTCATGAAGGGCACGACGACGCCGGTGCTCGTGCTGGGTGACGTCAACGACGGCCAGCACAGCAACACGTTGAACATCCTCACCGAGCAGCCGCGCTACCTGGTGGGGGAGTCGCGGGGTGGGGCGGACATCGGGCTCTACACGGCGCAGACGCTGCAGGAGTACCGCGACACCCGCGACGTCTACTACACCCACGTGCACGACGACCTGCGCGAGTCGCTCGACCACGTTCTTGTCAGTGAGCAGTTTTATGACAGCAGTCGGCGGCGGCTGTGGCTCTTCGACGGGCTGGTCATCCACAACGACCACCTCGACGACGAGGACCACCGGCTCACCGGGTCCGGGGACCACGGGGTGGTGCGGGTCAGCTTCACCTGGCGCCCCTTCACCTGA
- a CDS encoding fused MFS/spermidine synthase — protein MESPSAPLTGWVAGALVFGSSAAVLVVEIVALRLLAPYLGLTLETSTLVIGIALTAIAVGSWAGGRAADTVAPRRTLAPLLAVSGAVVAATPFVVRAAGEAATTGPVLLVAALVIFVAGAALSAVTPMVTKLQLTDLGETGAVVGRLSGVGTAGAIAGTVLTGFVLVSRVPVSGILVGLGALLVVAAVAVEVLLHRRRPGVVPAVVVLVGGLAAVVAPGGCDEETVYHCAEIVADDERSGGRLLLLDGVGHSYVDVDDPTYLEFDYVQSIASLVDTAYPAGEPLVGYHLGAGGLTLPRYLDVVRPGTTSLVSEIDPGVVGVDTERLGLRTGESLEVRVEDGRLGLERLDDAAYDLVVGDAFGGVTVPWHLTTREAVTEVRRVLADDGLYVMNLIDHGDVAFARAEVATLAEQFDHVAVASQSETLRFEDGGNLVVVAGDRAVDAAAWTGRMAERDLDYDVIEGAALERWVGGAEVLTDDHAPVDQLLTPYPTG, from the coding sequence GTGGAGTCCCCGAGCGCGCCGCTGACCGGCTGGGTGGCCGGCGCCCTGGTCTTCGGGTCCTCGGCCGCCGTGCTGGTGGTCGAGATCGTGGCGCTGCGCCTGCTGGCGCCCTACCTCGGACTGACCCTGGAGACCAGCACCCTGGTCATCGGCATCGCCCTCACGGCCATCGCGGTCGGGTCGTGGGCGGGCGGTCGCGCCGCCGACACCGTCGCGCCGCGGCGTACGCTCGCGCCCCTGCTCGCGGTCTCCGGCGCCGTCGTGGCCGCCACGCCGTTCGTGGTGCGCGCCGCCGGCGAGGCCGCCACCACCGGCCCGGTGCTGCTGGTGGCCGCGCTCGTGATCTTCGTGGCCGGCGCGGCGCTGTCGGCGGTCACGCCCATGGTGACCAAGCTCCAGCTGACCGACCTCGGCGAGACCGGCGCCGTGGTCGGACGGCTCTCGGGCGTCGGCACCGCCGGCGCCATCGCCGGCACGGTGCTCACCGGCTTCGTGCTCGTCTCGCGGGTGCCCGTCAGCGGCATCCTCGTCGGCCTCGGCGCCCTGCTCGTGGTCGCCGCGGTCGCGGTCGAGGTGCTGCTGCACCGCCGCCGCCCCGGCGTGGTCCCGGCCGTCGTCGTGCTCGTCGGCGGGCTGGCCGCGGTCGTCGCGCCCGGCGGCTGCGACGAGGAGACCGTCTACCACTGCGCGGAGATCGTCGCCGACGACGAGCGGTCCGGCGGGCGGCTGCTGCTGCTCGACGGCGTCGGGCACTCGTACGTCGACGTCGACGACCCGACGTACCTCGAGTTCGACTACGTGCAGTCGATCGCCTCGCTCGTCGACACCGCCTACCCGGCCGGGGAGCCGCTCGTCGGCTACCACCTGGGCGCCGGTGGGCTGACGCTGCCGCGCTACCTCGACGTCGTGCGCCCTGGTACGACGAGCCTGGTCTCGGAGATCGACCCCGGCGTGGTCGGCGTCGACACCGAGCGGCTGGGCCTGCGGACGGGGGAGTCCCTGGAGGTGCGCGTCGAGGACGGTCGCCTCGGGCTCGAGCGGCTGGACGATGCGGCGTACGACCTGGTGGTGGGTGACGCCTTCGGCGGCGTCACCGTGCCGTGGCACCTGACCACCCGCGAGGCCGTCACCGAGGTACGGCGGGTGCTGGCCGACGACGGGCTCTACGTCATGAACCTCATCGACCACGGGGACGTCGCCTTCGCGCGCGCCGAGGTGGCCACGCTGGCCGAGCAGTTCGACCACGTCGCCGTGGCCTCGCAGTCGGAGACGCTGCGCTTCGAGGACGGTGGCAACCTGGTCGTGGTGGCCGGTGACCGGGCCGTCGACGCGGCCGCGTGGACCGGGCGGATGGCCGAGCGGGACCTCGACTACGACGTGATCGAGGGGGCGGCGCTCGAGCGCTGGGTCGGTGGCGCCGAGGTGCTCACCGACGACCACGCCCCGGTCGACCAGCTGCTCACGCCGTACCCGACCGGCTGA
- a CDS encoding DUF305 domain-containing protein, producing MRRIVVVLAGLLALVVVVGSAFWVGTAVGDGDDDDARGPMMSGTEDPDDDLGMMSGSGRSGRGDRAGSGTGGVGMGSGLMDVDSEAEYLVAMIPHHEEAIGAAEELARSDRPEMRDLGAAVVAGQSAQVEQMQGWLDRWHPGAEADTDYEPMMRDLSGLSGDELDRAFLVDMIGHHMVAVMMSQRLRMHGDVEHPQVARLAEDISAQQREEMVQMRTWLVDWFSA from the coding sequence ATGCGCAGGATCGTGGTCGTGCTGGCAGGGCTGCTCGCCCTGGTCGTCGTCGTGGGGAGCGCCTTCTGGGTGGGGACCGCCGTCGGTGACGGCGACGACGACGACGCTCGGGGCCCGATGATGTCGGGCACGGAGGACCCCGACGACGACCTCGGCATGATGTCCGGGTCCGGCCGCTCGGGGAGGGGCGACCGGGCCGGGTCGGGCACCGGCGGGGTCGGCATGGGCAGCGGCCTGATGGACGTCGACTCGGAGGCGGAGTACCTCGTCGCGATGATCCCCCACCACGAGGAGGCGATCGGCGCCGCCGAGGAGCTGGCCCGGTCCGACCGCCCCGAGATGCGCGACCTCGGCGCCGCCGTGGTGGCCGGGCAGAGCGCCCAGGTCGAGCAGATGCAGGGCTGGCTCGACCGCTGGCACCCCGGCGCCGAGGCCGACACCGACTACGAGCCGATGATGCGCGACCTGTCTGGCCTGAGCGGTGACGAGCTCGACCGGGCGTTCCTGGTCGACATGATCGGGCACCACATGGTCGCGGTGATGATGTCGCAGCGCCTGCGCATGCACGGCGACGTCGAGCACCCGCAGGTGGCGCGGCTGGCCGAGGACATCAGCGCACAGCAGCGCGAGGAGATGGTCCAGATGCGGACCTGGCTGGTGGACTGGTTCTCCGCGTGA